Proteins co-encoded in one Xiphophorus couchianus chromosome 16, X_couchianus-1.0, whole genome shotgun sequence genomic window:
- the smurf1 gene encoding E3 ubiquitin-protein ligase SMURF1 isoform X4 has protein sequence MSNPGSRRNGSSIKIRLTVLCAKNLAKKDFFRLPDPFAKVVVDGSGQCHSTDTVKSTLDPKWNQHYDLYIGKTDSITISIWNHKKIHKRQGAGFLGCIRLLSNAISRLKDTGYQRLDLCKLNPSDSDAVRGQIVVSLQTRDRIGSGGPVVDCRGLLENDGPVFEGCFSEEPLPYSDPTGAAGGGNCRLDSPGQEGRLQTLRIRGPDSRGHGHTPQNRPHGHQPPDLPEGYEQRTTVQGQVYFLHTQTGVSTWHDPRIPRDLASVSCEELGPLPVGWEVRSTVSGRIYFVDHNNRTTQFTDPRLHNIISHQSQVKETSQAPPMDVGVDEGGGGGIGGGGGGDGDMAVRYERDLVHKLKLLRHELSLQQPQAGHCRIEVSREEIFEESYRQIMKMRPKDLKKRLMVKFRGEEGLDYGGVAREWLYLLCHEMLNPYYGLFQYSTDNIYTLQINPDSSINPDHLSYFHFVGRVMGLAVFHSHYINGSFTLPFYKQLLGKPIQLNDLETTDPELHKSLVWILENDITSVLDHTFCVEHNAFGKFSQHELKPNGRNVPVTEENKKEYVRLYVNWRFMRGIEAQFLALQKGFSELIPQHLLKPFDHKELELIIGGLGKIDLADWKANTRLKHCTGESNVVRWFWQAVEAFSEERRGRLLQFVTGSTRVPLQGFKALQGSAGPRLFTIHLIDANTENLPKAHTCFNRIDIPPYESYEKLYEKLLTAVEETCGFAVE, from the exons ATGTCGAATCCTGGGAGTCGGAGAAACGGGTCCAGCATCAAAATCCGActgacag TATTATGTGCCAAGAACCTCGCAAAGAAAGACTTCTTTC GCCTACCGGATCCTTTCGCTAAGGTGGTAGTAGACGGATCGGGTCAATGCCACTCCACAGACACAGTCAAGAGCACACTGGATCCCAAGTGGAATCAGCACTATGACCT CTACATCGGGAAGACGGACTCGATCACCATCAGCATATGGAACCACAAGAAGATCCACAAGCGGCAGGGGGCGGGGTTTTTGGGCTGCATACGACTGCTTTCCAACGCCATCAGCAGGCTAAAAGACACAGGat ACCAGCGCCTAGATCTTTGCAAGCTGAACCCCTCTGACAGTGACGCAGTGAGGGGGCAGATCGTAG TGAGCTTACAGACGCGGGACCGCATTGGCAGCGGTGGTCCTGTAGTGGACTGCAGAGGACTGTTGGAAAACGATGG ACCTGTTTTCGAGGGCTGCTTCAGCGAAGAGCCGCTGCCCTACTCCGACCCCACCGGCGCCGCGGGCGGCGGGAACTGTCGGCTGGACTCACCGGGTCAGGAGGGCCGTCTGCAGACTCTGCGAATCAGAGGGCCGGACTCCAGAGGTCATGGCCACACCCCTCAGAACAGACCTCACGGGCATCAACCGCCTGATCTGCCAGAGGGATACG AGCAACGAACAACTGTGCAAGGCCAGGTGTACTTCCTTCACACACAGACAGGTGTCAGCACCTGGCACGACCCTCGGATACCACG GGATCTGGCCAGCGTGAGCTGCGAGGAACTCGGCCCGCTGCCAGTGGGGTGGGAGGTCCGAAGCACCGTGTCCGGCCGCATCTACTTTGTGGACCACAACAACCGGACCACGCAGTTCACAGACCCCCGTCTGCACAACATCATCAG CCACCAATCCCAAGTGAAGGAGACGTCCCAGGCCCCGCCGATGGATGTCGGGGTGGACGAGGGGGGAGGCGGAGGGATTGGCGGGGgcggaggaggagacggagacatGGCGGTGCGCTACGAGCGAGACCTGGTGCATAAGCTGAAGCTGCTGCGCCACGAGCTGTCGCTGCAGCAACCTCAAGCGGGACATTGTCGCATTGAGGTGTCCCGAGAGGAGATCTTTGAG GAGTCGTATCGACAGATAATGAAGATGAGGCCGAAGGACCTGAAGAAACGGCTGATGGTGAAGTTCAGAGGAGAGGAGGGCCTTGATTACGGAGGAGTGGCCAG GGAGTGGCTGTATCTGCTGTGTCATGAAATGTTGAACCCCTACTACGGCCTCTTCCAGTACTCCACTGACAATATCTACACACTACAGATCAACCCCGACTCCTCCATCAACCCT GACCACTTGTCCTATTTTCACTTTGTGGGCCGCGTGATGGGCCTGGCGGTCTTCCACAGTCACTACATCAATGGCAGCTTCACGCTGCCCTTCTACAAGCAGCTGCTAGGCAAACCCATCCAGCTCAACGACCTGGAGACCACGGACCCGGAGTTGCACAAGAGCCTCGTCTGGATATT ggagAATGACATCACTTCTGTCCTGGATCACACTTTCTGCGTGGAGCACAATGCCTTTGGGAAGTTCTCCCAACATGAACTCAAACCTAACGGCAGAAATGTTCCCGTCACTGAGGAGAACAAGAAGGAATACGTTAG ACTTTATGTGAACTGGAGGTTCATGCGTGGGATTGAAGCCCAGTTTCTGGCTCTCCAGAAAGGATTCAGTGAGCTGATCCCACAGCACCTCCTCAAACCGTTCGACCACAAAGAGCTAGAG CTAATAATCGGCGGACTGGGGAAGATAGACCTGGCGGACTGGAAGGCCAACACCCGGCTGAAGCACTGCACCGGGGAGAGCAACGTGGTGCGGTGGTTCTGGCAGGCCGTGGAGGCCTTCAGCGAGGAGAGGAGAGGGCGCCTCCTGCAGTTCGTCACGGGCTCCACTCGGGTTCCCCTGCAGGGGTTCAAAGCGCTGCAGG GTTCTGCAGGACCGAGGCTCTTCACCATCCACTTGATAGACGCCAACACAGAGAACCTACCGAAAGCTCACACGTG TTTTAACAGAATAGACATCCCTCCCTACGAGTCCTACGAGAAACTTTACGAGAAGCTGCTGACAGCTGTGGAGGAGACGTGCGGCTTTGCCGTGGAGTGA
- the smurf1 gene encoding E3 ubiquitin-protein ligase SMURF1 isoform X2: MSNPGSRRNGSSIKIRLTVLCAKNLAKKDFFRLPDPFAKVVVDGSGQCHSTDTVKSTLDPKWNQHYDLYIGKTDSITISIWNHKKIHKRQGAGFLGCIRLLSNAISRLKDTGYQRLDLCKLNPSDSDAVRGQIVVSLQTRDRIGSGGPVVDCRGLLENDGPVFEGCFSEEPLPYSDPTGAAGGGNCRLDSPGQEGRLQTLRIRGPDSRGHGHTPQNRPHGHQPPDLPEGYEQRTTVQGQVYFLHTQTGVSTWHDPRIPRDLASVSCEELGPLPVGWEVRSTVSGRIYFVDHNNRTTQFTDPRLHNIISHQSQVKETSQAPPMDVGVDEGGGGGIGGGGGGDGDMAVRYERDLVHKLKLLRHELSLQQPQAGHCRIEVSREEIFEESYRQIMKMRPKDLKKRLMVKFRGEEGLDYGGVAREWLYLLCHEMLNPYYGLFQYSTDNIYTLQINPDSSINPDHLSYFHFVGRVMGLAVFHSHYINGSFTLPFYKQLLGKPIQLNDLETTDPELHKSLVWILENDITSVLDHTFCVEHNAFGKFSQHELKPNGRNVPVTEENKKEYVRLYVNWRFMRGIEAQFLALQKGFSELIPQHLLKPFDHKELELIIGGLGKIDLADWKANTRLKHCTGESNVVRWFWQAVEAFSEERRGRLLQFVTGSTRVPLQGFKALQGSTGSAGPRLFTIHLIDANTENLPKAHTCFNRIDIPPYESYEKLYEKLLTAVEETCGFAVE, encoded by the exons ATGTCGAATCCTGGGAGTCGGAGAAACGGGTCCAGCATCAAAATCCGActgacag TATTATGTGCCAAGAACCTCGCAAAGAAAGACTTCTTTC GCCTACCGGATCCTTTCGCTAAGGTGGTAGTAGACGGATCGGGTCAATGCCACTCCACAGACACAGTCAAGAGCACACTGGATCCCAAGTGGAATCAGCACTATGACCT CTACATCGGGAAGACGGACTCGATCACCATCAGCATATGGAACCACAAGAAGATCCACAAGCGGCAGGGGGCGGGGTTTTTGGGCTGCATACGACTGCTTTCCAACGCCATCAGCAGGCTAAAAGACACAGGat ACCAGCGCCTAGATCTTTGCAAGCTGAACCCCTCTGACAGTGACGCAGTGAGGGGGCAGATCGTAG TGAGCTTACAGACGCGGGACCGCATTGGCAGCGGTGGTCCTGTAGTGGACTGCAGAGGACTGTTGGAAAACGATGG ACCTGTTTTCGAGGGCTGCTTCAGCGAAGAGCCGCTGCCCTACTCCGACCCCACCGGCGCCGCGGGCGGCGGGAACTGTCGGCTGGACTCACCGGGTCAGGAGGGCCGTCTGCAGACTCTGCGAATCAGAGGGCCGGACTCCAGAGGTCATGGCCACACCCCTCAGAACAGACCTCACGGGCATCAACCGCCTGATCTGCCAGAGGGATACG AGCAACGAACAACTGTGCAAGGCCAGGTGTACTTCCTTCACACACAGACAGGTGTCAGCACCTGGCACGACCCTCGGATACCACG GGATCTGGCCAGCGTGAGCTGCGAGGAACTCGGCCCGCTGCCAGTGGGGTGGGAGGTCCGAAGCACCGTGTCCGGCCGCATCTACTTTGTGGACCACAACAACCGGACCACGCAGTTCACAGACCCCCGTCTGCACAACATCATCAG CCACCAATCCCAAGTGAAGGAGACGTCCCAGGCCCCGCCGATGGATGTCGGGGTGGACGAGGGGGGAGGCGGAGGGATTGGCGGGGgcggaggaggagacggagacatGGCGGTGCGCTACGAGCGAGACCTGGTGCATAAGCTGAAGCTGCTGCGCCACGAGCTGTCGCTGCAGCAACCTCAAGCGGGACATTGTCGCATTGAGGTGTCCCGAGAGGAGATCTTTGAG GAGTCGTATCGACAGATAATGAAGATGAGGCCGAAGGACCTGAAGAAACGGCTGATGGTGAAGTTCAGAGGAGAGGAGGGCCTTGATTACGGAGGAGTGGCCAG GGAGTGGCTGTATCTGCTGTGTCATGAAATGTTGAACCCCTACTACGGCCTCTTCCAGTACTCCACTGACAATATCTACACACTACAGATCAACCCCGACTCCTCCATCAACCCT GACCACTTGTCCTATTTTCACTTTGTGGGCCGCGTGATGGGCCTGGCGGTCTTCCACAGTCACTACATCAATGGCAGCTTCACGCTGCCCTTCTACAAGCAGCTGCTAGGCAAACCCATCCAGCTCAACGACCTGGAGACCACGGACCCGGAGTTGCACAAGAGCCTCGTCTGGATATT ggagAATGACATCACTTCTGTCCTGGATCACACTTTCTGCGTGGAGCACAATGCCTTTGGGAAGTTCTCCCAACATGAACTCAAACCTAACGGCAGAAATGTTCCCGTCACTGAGGAGAACAAGAAGGAATACGTTAG ACTTTATGTGAACTGGAGGTTCATGCGTGGGATTGAAGCCCAGTTTCTGGCTCTCCAGAAAGGATTCAGTGAGCTGATCCCACAGCACCTCCTCAAACCGTTCGACCACAAAGAGCTAGAG CTAATAATCGGCGGACTGGGGAAGATAGACCTGGCGGACTGGAAGGCCAACACCCGGCTGAAGCACTGCACCGGGGAGAGCAACGTGGTGCGGTGGTTCTGGCAGGCCGTGGAGGCCTTCAGCGAGGAGAGGAGAGGGCGCCTCCTGCAGTTCGTCACGGGCTCCACTCGGGTTCCCCTGCAGGGGTTCAAAGCGCTGCAGG GCTCTACAGGTTCTGCAGGACCGAGGCTCTTCACCATCCACTTGATAGACGCCAACACAGAGAACCTACCGAAAGCTCACACGTG TTTTAACAGAATAGACATCCCTCCCTACGAGTCCTACGAGAAACTTTACGAGAAGCTGCTGACAGCTGTGGAGGAGACGTGCGGCTTTGCCGTGGAGTGA
- the smurf1 gene encoding E3 ubiquitin-protein ligase SMURF1 isoform X3 → MSNPGSRRNGSSIKIRLTVLCAKNLAKKDFFRLPDPFAKVVVDGSGQCHSTDTVKSTLDPKWNQHYDLYIGKTDSITISIWNHKKIHKRQGAGFLGCIRLLSNAISRLKDTGYQRLDLCKLNPSDSDAVRGQIVVSLQTRDRIGSGGPVVDCRGLLENDGPVFEGCFSEEPLPYSDPTGAAGGGNCRLDSPGQEGRLQTLRIRGPDSRGHGHTPQNRPHGHQPPDLPEGYEQRTTVQGQVYFLHTQTGVSTWHDPRIPRRDLASVSCEELGPLPVGWEVRSTVSGRIYFVDHNNRTTQFTDPRLHNIISHQSQVKETSQAPPMDVGVDEGGGGGIGGGGGGDGDMAVRYERDLVHKLKLLRHELSLQQPQAGHCRIEVSREEIFEESYRQIMKMRPKDLKKRLMVKFRGEEGLDYGGVAREWLYLLCHEMLNPYYGLFQYSTDNIYTLQINPDSSINPDHLSYFHFVGRVMGLAVFHSHYINGSFTLPFYKQLLGKPIQLNDLETTDPELHKSLVWILENDITSVLDHTFCVEHNAFGKFSQHELKPNGRNVPVTEENKKEYVRLYVNWRFMRGIEAQFLALQKGFSELIPQHLLKPFDHKELELIIGGLGKIDLADWKANTRLKHCTGESNVVRWFWQAVEAFSEERRGRLLQFVTGSTRVPLQGFKALQGSAGPRLFTIHLIDANTENLPKAHTCFNRIDIPPYESYEKLYEKLLTAVEETCGFAVE, encoded by the exons ATGTCGAATCCTGGGAGTCGGAGAAACGGGTCCAGCATCAAAATCCGActgacag TATTATGTGCCAAGAACCTCGCAAAGAAAGACTTCTTTC GCCTACCGGATCCTTTCGCTAAGGTGGTAGTAGACGGATCGGGTCAATGCCACTCCACAGACACAGTCAAGAGCACACTGGATCCCAAGTGGAATCAGCACTATGACCT CTACATCGGGAAGACGGACTCGATCACCATCAGCATATGGAACCACAAGAAGATCCACAAGCGGCAGGGGGCGGGGTTTTTGGGCTGCATACGACTGCTTTCCAACGCCATCAGCAGGCTAAAAGACACAGGat ACCAGCGCCTAGATCTTTGCAAGCTGAACCCCTCTGACAGTGACGCAGTGAGGGGGCAGATCGTAG TGAGCTTACAGACGCGGGACCGCATTGGCAGCGGTGGTCCTGTAGTGGACTGCAGAGGACTGTTGGAAAACGATGG ACCTGTTTTCGAGGGCTGCTTCAGCGAAGAGCCGCTGCCCTACTCCGACCCCACCGGCGCCGCGGGCGGCGGGAACTGTCGGCTGGACTCACCGGGTCAGGAGGGCCGTCTGCAGACTCTGCGAATCAGAGGGCCGGACTCCAGAGGTCATGGCCACACCCCTCAGAACAGACCTCACGGGCATCAACCGCCTGATCTGCCAGAGGGATACG AGCAACGAACAACTGTGCAAGGCCAGGTGTACTTCCTTCACACACAGACAGGTGTCAGCACCTGGCACGACCCTCGGATACCACG TAGGGATCTGGCCAGCGTGAGCTGCGAGGAACTCGGCCCGCTGCCAGTGGGGTGGGAGGTCCGAAGCACCGTGTCCGGCCGCATCTACTTTGTGGACCACAACAACCGGACCACGCAGTTCACAGACCCCCGTCTGCACAACATCATCAG CCACCAATCCCAAGTGAAGGAGACGTCCCAGGCCCCGCCGATGGATGTCGGGGTGGACGAGGGGGGAGGCGGAGGGATTGGCGGGGgcggaggaggagacggagacatGGCGGTGCGCTACGAGCGAGACCTGGTGCATAAGCTGAAGCTGCTGCGCCACGAGCTGTCGCTGCAGCAACCTCAAGCGGGACATTGTCGCATTGAGGTGTCCCGAGAGGAGATCTTTGAG GAGTCGTATCGACAGATAATGAAGATGAGGCCGAAGGACCTGAAGAAACGGCTGATGGTGAAGTTCAGAGGAGAGGAGGGCCTTGATTACGGAGGAGTGGCCAG GGAGTGGCTGTATCTGCTGTGTCATGAAATGTTGAACCCCTACTACGGCCTCTTCCAGTACTCCACTGACAATATCTACACACTACAGATCAACCCCGACTCCTCCATCAACCCT GACCACTTGTCCTATTTTCACTTTGTGGGCCGCGTGATGGGCCTGGCGGTCTTCCACAGTCACTACATCAATGGCAGCTTCACGCTGCCCTTCTACAAGCAGCTGCTAGGCAAACCCATCCAGCTCAACGACCTGGAGACCACGGACCCGGAGTTGCACAAGAGCCTCGTCTGGATATT ggagAATGACATCACTTCTGTCCTGGATCACACTTTCTGCGTGGAGCACAATGCCTTTGGGAAGTTCTCCCAACATGAACTCAAACCTAACGGCAGAAATGTTCCCGTCACTGAGGAGAACAAGAAGGAATACGTTAG ACTTTATGTGAACTGGAGGTTCATGCGTGGGATTGAAGCCCAGTTTCTGGCTCTCCAGAAAGGATTCAGTGAGCTGATCCCACAGCACCTCCTCAAACCGTTCGACCACAAAGAGCTAGAG CTAATAATCGGCGGACTGGGGAAGATAGACCTGGCGGACTGGAAGGCCAACACCCGGCTGAAGCACTGCACCGGGGAGAGCAACGTGGTGCGGTGGTTCTGGCAGGCCGTGGAGGCCTTCAGCGAGGAGAGGAGAGGGCGCCTCCTGCAGTTCGTCACGGGCTCCACTCGGGTTCCCCTGCAGGGGTTCAAAGCGCTGCAGG GTTCTGCAGGACCGAGGCTCTTCACCATCCACTTGATAGACGCCAACACAGAGAACCTACCGAAAGCTCACACGTG TTTTAACAGAATAGACATCCCTCCCTACGAGTCCTACGAGAAACTTTACGAGAAGCTGCTGACAGCTGTGGAGGAGACGTGCGGCTTTGCCGTGGAGTGA
- the smurf1 gene encoding E3 ubiquitin-protein ligase SMURF1 isoform X1, with translation MSNPGSRRNGSSIKIRLTVLCAKNLAKKDFFRLPDPFAKVVVDGSGQCHSTDTVKSTLDPKWNQHYDLYIGKTDSITISIWNHKKIHKRQGAGFLGCIRLLSNAISRLKDTGYQRLDLCKLNPSDSDAVRGQIVVSLQTRDRIGSGGPVVDCRGLLENDGPVFEGCFSEEPLPYSDPTGAAGGGNCRLDSPGQEGRLQTLRIRGPDSRGHGHTPQNRPHGHQPPDLPEGYEQRTTVQGQVYFLHTQTGVSTWHDPRIPRRDLASVSCEELGPLPVGWEVRSTVSGRIYFVDHNNRTTQFTDPRLHNIISHQSQVKETSQAPPMDVGVDEGGGGGIGGGGGGDGDMAVRYERDLVHKLKLLRHELSLQQPQAGHCRIEVSREEIFEESYRQIMKMRPKDLKKRLMVKFRGEEGLDYGGVAREWLYLLCHEMLNPYYGLFQYSTDNIYTLQINPDSSINPDHLSYFHFVGRVMGLAVFHSHYINGSFTLPFYKQLLGKPIQLNDLETTDPELHKSLVWILENDITSVLDHTFCVEHNAFGKFSQHELKPNGRNVPVTEENKKEYVRLYVNWRFMRGIEAQFLALQKGFSELIPQHLLKPFDHKELELIIGGLGKIDLADWKANTRLKHCTGESNVVRWFWQAVEAFSEERRGRLLQFVTGSTRVPLQGFKALQGSTGSAGPRLFTIHLIDANTENLPKAHTCFNRIDIPPYESYEKLYEKLLTAVEETCGFAVE, from the exons ATGTCGAATCCTGGGAGTCGGAGAAACGGGTCCAGCATCAAAATCCGActgacag TATTATGTGCCAAGAACCTCGCAAAGAAAGACTTCTTTC GCCTACCGGATCCTTTCGCTAAGGTGGTAGTAGACGGATCGGGTCAATGCCACTCCACAGACACAGTCAAGAGCACACTGGATCCCAAGTGGAATCAGCACTATGACCT CTACATCGGGAAGACGGACTCGATCACCATCAGCATATGGAACCACAAGAAGATCCACAAGCGGCAGGGGGCGGGGTTTTTGGGCTGCATACGACTGCTTTCCAACGCCATCAGCAGGCTAAAAGACACAGGat ACCAGCGCCTAGATCTTTGCAAGCTGAACCCCTCTGACAGTGACGCAGTGAGGGGGCAGATCGTAG TGAGCTTACAGACGCGGGACCGCATTGGCAGCGGTGGTCCTGTAGTGGACTGCAGAGGACTGTTGGAAAACGATGG ACCTGTTTTCGAGGGCTGCTTCAGCGAAGAGCCGCTGCCCTACTCCGACCCCACCGGCGCCGCGGGCGGCGGGAACTGTCGGCTGGACTCACCGGGTCAGGAGGGCCGTCTGCAGACTCTGCGAATCAGAGGGCCGGACTCCAGAGGTCATGGCCACACCCCTCAGAACAGACCTCACGGGCATCAACCGCCTGATCTGCCAGAGGGATACG AGCAACGAACAACTGTGCAAGGCCAGGTGTACTTCCTTCACACACAGACAGGTGTCAGCACCTGGCACGACCCTCGGATACCACG TAGGGATCTGGCCAGCGTGAGCTGCGAGGAACTCGGCCCGCTGCCAGTGGGGTGGGAGGTCCGAAGCACCGTGTCCGGCCGCATCTACTTTGTGGACCACAACAACCGGACCACGCAGTTCACAGACCCCCGTCTGCACAACATCATCAG CCACCAATCCCAAGTGAAGGAGACGTCCCAGGCCCCGCCGATGGATGTCGGGGTGGACGAGGGGGGAGGCGGAGGGATTGGCGGGGgcggaggaggagacggagacatGGCGGTGCGCTACGAGCGAGACCTGGTGCATAAGCTGAAGCTGCTGCGCCACGAGCTGTCGCTGCAGCAACCTCAAGCGGGACATTGTCGCATTGAGGTGTCCCGAGAGGAGATCTTTGAG GAGTCGTATCGACAGATAATGAAGATGAGGCCGAAGGACCTGAAGAAACGGCTGATGGTGAAGTTCAGAGGAGAGGAGGGCCTTGATTACGGAGGAGTGGCCAG GGAGTGGCTGTATCTGCTGTGTCATGAAATGTTGAACCCCTACTACGGCCTCTTCCAGTACTCCACTGACAATATCTACACACTACAGATCAACCCCGACTCCTCCATCAACCCT GACCACTTGTCCTATTTTCACTTTGTGGGCCGCGTGATGGGCCTGGCGGTCTTCCACAGTCACTACATCAATGGCAGCTTCACGCTGCCCTTCTACAAGCAGCTGCTAGGCAAACCCATCCAGCTCAACGACCTGGAGACCACGGACCCGGAGTTGCACAAGAGCCTCGTCTGGATATT ggagAATGACATCACTTCTGTCCTGGATCACACTTTCTGCGTGGAGCACAATGCCTTTGGGAAGTTCTCCCAACATGAACTCAAACCTAACGGCAGAAATGTTCCCGTCACTGAGGAGAACAAGAAGGAATACGTTAG ACTTTATGTGAACTGGAGGTTCATGCGTGGGATTGAAGCCCAGTTTCTGGCTCTCCAGAAAGGATTCAGTGAGCTGATCCCACAGCACCTCCTCAAACCGTTCGACCACAAAGAGCTAGAG CTAATAATCGGCGGACTGGGGAAGATAGACCTGGCGGACTGGAAGGCCAACACCCGGCTGAAGCACTGCACCGGGGAGAGCAACGTGGTGCGGTGGTTCTGGCAGGCCGTGGAGGCCTTCAGCGAGGAGAGGAGAGGGCGCCTCCTGCAGTTCGTCACGGGCTCCACTCGGGTTCCCCTGCAGGGGTTCAAAGCGCTGCAGG GCTCTACAGGTTCTGCAGGACCGAGGCTCTTCACCATCCACTTGATAGACGCCAACACAGAGAACCTACCGAAAGCTCACACGTG TTTTAACAGAATAGACATCCCTCCCTACGAGTCCTACGAGAAACTTTACGAGAAGCTGCTGACAGCTGTGGAGGAGACGTGCGGCTTTGCCGTGGAGTGA